From the Deltaproteobacteria bacterium genome, the window ACATCGCCTAAGGAGCTTGGCTTGAGGATGAGAAACTTCTTCATAACAACACGGTCATCACTGATTCTCCCCCAGGTTCTTCCGGATCAGAGAAGACCAGTCTTGTTTTCGATAAACTCCCCGCGATTTGACACCGACATAGATATCCCACAGCGACCCGAAATCGATCATCCAGTGATCCCGGCAGATCAGAGGATAAAGGTCATGAATCAGGACATTCGCTGTCATGGAAGCAGACAAGGCAAAAACCATATGGGAACGTTTCCGGGCAACTTCCAGCATCTGCTCCTTAATCGAGTCTACCTCCAGGAAACAGTTTTCCGGAGGAATTTCAATATATTCCACGTACGGAAAAACATCTTCGTTGAGATGCCTCAGATGTTCCGCTCCCACGACAACAACATCCATCTTCCTCAACTGCTCAATCAACGGAAAGAGGTCTCCCGCAAGATTGGCATCATGAAAGACATCGGC encodes:
- a CDS encoding DUF1792 domain-containing protein gives rise to the protein MSRAGLECYVEVLREKRLFSFSRFGDGEWSAILGRSGANCDGHVYFPELGERLRKAILDPMQYYYAFQSKAMDLDGRAIARFIRHQGVQFAWHDADVFHDANLAGDLFPLIEQLRKMDVVVVGAEHLRHLNEDVFPYVEYIEIPPENCFLEVDSIKEQMLEVARKRSHMVFALSASMTANVLIHDLYPLICRDHWMIDFGSLWDIYVGVKSRGVYRKQDWSSLIRKNLGENQ